In Stenotrophomonas sp. 169, one DNA window encodes the following:
- the rpsL gene encoding 30S ribosomal protein S12, which translates to MATINQLVRKPRQATTYKSASPALEKCPQRRGVCTRVYTTTPKKPNSALRKVAKVRLTNQEEVISYIGGEGHNLQEHSVVLIRGGRVKDLPGVRYHTVRGSLDASGVAKRRQARSKYGAKRPKA; encoded by the coding sequence ATGGCGACGATCAACCAGCTGGTCCGCAAGCCGCGGCAAGCTACCACCTACAAGAGTGCCTCGCCGGCGCTCGAGAAGTGCCCGCAGCGCCGTGGCGTCTGCACGCGCGTCTATACCACCACCCCGAAGAAGCCGAACTCGGCCCTCCGCAAGGTTGCCAAGGTCCGCCTGACCAACCAGGAAGAGGTCATCAGCTACATCGGTGGTGAAGGCCACAACCTGCAGGAGCACTCCGTGGTCCTGATCCGCGGCGGTCGCGTCAAGGATCTGCCGGGTGTGCGTTACCACACTGTTCGCGGTTCGCTCGATGCCTCCGGTGTCGCCAAGCGTCGCCAGGCCCGTTCGAAGTACGGCGCCAAGCGTCCGAAGGCATAA
- the fusA gene encoding elongation factor G — protein MARNTPIERYRNFGIMAHIDAGKTTTSERILFYTGKSHKIGEVHDGAATMDWMEQEQERGITIQSAATTAFWKGMDKSLPEHRFNIIDTPGHVDFTIEVERSLRVLDGAVFVLCAVGGVQPQSETVWRQANRYKVPRIAFVNKMDRTGANFTKVVGQLKAKLGAVAVPMQLPIGAEENFKGVVDLIKMKAIHWDEASQGMKFEYLEIPADMQAEADEARVFMIEAAAEASEELMEKYLGGEELTEAEIVEALRVRTLATDIVPMYCGSAFKNKGVQAMLDGVVQLLPSPIDVPDVTGTDVDDETVALSRKSDDKAPFSALAFKIITDPFVGALTFFRVYSGTLNAGDQLLNSVKGKKERIGRILQMHSNDREEIKEVLAGDIAAAVGLKDTTTGDTLCSQEHPIILERMVFPEPVISMAVEPKTKSDQEKMGLALGRLAQEDPSFRVKTDQESGQTIISGMGELHLDIIVDRMKREFNVEANVGKPQVAYRETITLADVKSDYKHAKQSGGKGQYGHVVIELSPITAADRADPKLSAAIKDDFLFINDIAGGVIPKEFIPSVEKGLRETITSGPLAGFPVVDVKVKLVFGSYHDVDSSEMAFKLASSMAFKEGFRKAKPVLLEPIMKVEIVTPSDYQGDVMGDVSRRRGMLQGSSMTGDGSAEIINAMIPLGEMFGYATSLRSQTQGRATFTMEFDHYEPAPTNIADEVMKKA, from the coding sequence GTGGCCCGCAACACTCCCATCGAGCGTTACCGTAACTTCGGCATCATGGCTCACATCGATGCCGGCAAGACCACCACGTCCGAGCGCATCCTGTTCTACACCGGCAAGAGCCACAAGATCGGTGAAGTGCATGACGGCGCTGCCACCATGGACTGGATGGAGCAGGAGCAGGAGCGTGGCATCACGATCCAGTCCGCTGCCACCACTGCGTTCTGGAAGGGCATGGACAAGTCCCTGCCGGAGCATCGTTTCAACATCATCGATACCCCCGGACACGTCGACTTCACCATCGAAGTCGAGCGCTCGCTGCGCGTGCTCGATGGTGCGGTGTTCGTGCTGTGTGCCGTTGGTGGCGTGCAGCCGCAGTCCGAAACCGTGTGGCGTCAGGCCAACCGGTACAAGGTGCCGCGCATTGCGTTCGTCAACAAGATGGACCGCACCGGCGCGAACTTCACCAAGGTCGTTGGCCAGCTGAAGGCCAAGCTGGGTGCGGTTGCCGTGCCGATGCAGCTGCCGATCGGCGCTGAAGAAAACTTCAAGGGCGTGGTCGACCTCATCAAGATGAAGGCGATCCATTGGGATGAAGCGTCCCAGGGTATGAAGTTCGAGTACCTGGAGATCCCGGCCGACATGCAGGCAGAGGCTGATGAAGCCCGCGTCTTCATGATCGAAGCTGCGGCTGAAGCCAGCGAAGAGCTGATGGAAAAGTACCTGGGCGGCGAAGAGCTGACCGAGGCCGAGATCGTGGAGGCCCTGCGCGTGCGCACCCTGGCCACCGACATCGTGCCGATGTACTGCGGTTCGGCCTTCAAGAACAAGGGCGTGCAGGCCATGCTGGACGGCGTGGTGCAGCTGCTGCCGTCGCCGATCGACGTGCCGGACGTCACCGGTACCGACGTGGACGACGAAACCGTCGCACTGAGCCGCAAGTCCGATGACAAGGCGCCCTTCTCGGCGCTGGCCTTCAAGATCATCACCGATCCGTTCGTCGGCGCGCTGACCTTCTTCCGTGTCTACTCGGGCACGCTGAATGCTGGCGACCAGCTGCTGAACTCGGTGAAGGGCAAGAAGGAGCGCATCGGCCGCATCCTGCAGATGCATTCCAACGATCGCGAAGAGATCAAGGAAGTGCTGGCCGGTGACATCGCCGCTGCCGTGGGTCTGAAGGACACCACGACCGGTGACACGCTGTGCTCGCAGGAGCATCCGATCATCCTGGAGCGCATGGTGTTCCCGGAGCCGGTCATCTCGATGGCCGTCGAACCGAAGACCAAGTCCGACCAGGAAAAGATGGGTCTCGCCCTCGGCCGTCTGGCCCAGGAAGATCCGTCGTTCCGCGTCAAGACCGACCAGGAATCCGGCCAGACGATCATCTCGGGCATGGGTGAGCTGCACCTGGACATCATCGTTGACCGCATGAAGCGCGAGTTCAACGTTGAAGCCAACGTCGGCAAGCCGCAGGTGGCTTACCGCGAAACGATCACCCTGGCCGACGTCAAGTCGGACTACAAGCACGCCAAGCAGTCCGGTGGTAAGGGTCAGTACGGTCACGTCGTGATCGAGCTGTCGCCGATCACCGCTGCCGATCGTGCCGATCCGAAGCTGTCCGCTGCGATCAAGGATGATTTCCTCTTCATCAATGACATCGCCGGCGGCGTGATCCCGAAGGAATTCATTCCGTCGGTAGAAAAGGGCCTGCGCGAAACCATCACCAGCGGTCCGCTGGCTGGCTTCCCGGTCGTGGATGTCAAGGTCAAGCTGGTGTTCGGCTCGTACCATGACGTCGACTCCTCGGAAATGGCGTTCAAGCTGGCTTCCTCGATGGCGTTCAAGGAAGGTTTCCGCAAGGCCAAGCCGGTCCTGCTGGAGCCGATCATGAAGGTCGAGATCGTGACCCCGAGCGATTACCAGGGTGACGTGATGGGCGACGTCAGCCGTCGTCGTGGCATGCTGCAGGGTTCGAGCATGACCGGTGACGGTTCGGCCGAAATCATCAATGCGATGATTCCGCTGGGCGAGATGTTTGGCTACGCCACCTCGCTGCGTTCGCAGACCCAGGGCCGCGCCACGTTCACGATGGAATTCGATCACTACGAGCCGGCGCCGACCAACATCGCCGACGAAGTCATGAAGAAGGCCTGA
- the rpsG gene encoding 30S ribosomal protein S7 — protein MSRKGNTPQRSVLPDPKHGSETIARFINMVMLSGKKSVAEKIVYGAMDVISEKNAAANTVELVQKALENVAPSVEVKSRRVGGATYQVPVEVRSSRKMALAMRWLIDSARKRGENTMPKKLAAELLDASENRGGAIKKREETHRMAEANKAFAHYRW, from the coding sequence ATGTCGCGTAAAGGTAATACTCCGCAGCGTTCCGTCCTGCCCGATCCCAAGCACGGAAGTGAAACCATCGCCCGCTTCATCAACATGGTGATGTTGAGCGGCAAGAAGTCCGTAGCCGAGAAGATCGTCTACGGCGCGATGGACGTCATCAGCGAAAAGAACGCCGCCGCCAATACGGTGGAACTGGTGCAGAAGGCGCTGGAAAACGTCGCTCCGTCGGTCGAGGTCAAGTCCCGCCGTGTCGGTGGTGCCACCTACCAGGTGCCGGTCGAAGTGCGTTCGTCGCGCAAGATGGCACTGGCCATGCGTTGGCTGATCGACTCCGCGCGCAAGCGTGGTGAGAACACCATGCCGAAGAAGCTGGCGGCCGAGCTGCTGGATGCCTCGGAAAACCGTGGCGGCGCGATCAAGAAGCGCGAAGAAACCCACCGTATGGCCGAAGCCAACAAGGCGTTCGCGCACTACCGCTGGTGA